In the Anaerobacillus sp. CMMVII genome, one interval contains:
- a CDS encoding GNAT family N-acetyltransferase yields MDYNWLEWLGYLASLIVLISLLMSSIIKLRWINLVGSSLFSLYGFLIGALPVGLMNLGIALINIYYLVKIYSATAKKEYFKLLSIERDSEYFNHFLNFYKEGLKKYTDPSKLKTNTYEVSFYILRNMVPAGVFIGSKYDENTLKVELDFVIPEYRDFKIGSFVYEESKDHFLDKGYNRLISYSSNADHIDYLKKMGFEEKEENGKKYYEKLITK; encoded by the coding sequence ATGGATTATAATTGGTTAGAATGGTTAGGGTATTTAGCTTCCCTTATTGTCCTTATTTCTTTATTAATGAGTTCAATTATTAAGCTAAGATGGATCAATTTAGTAGGGTCTAGCTTGTTTTCACTTTATGGATTTTTAATAGGTGCTTTGCCAGTTGGGTTAATGAACTTAGGTATCGCACTCATTAACATATACTATCTTGTGAAAATATATAGTGCTACTGCTAAGAAAGAATACTTTAAGCTACTCTCAATAGAAAGGGATTCTGAGTATTTTAATCATTTCCTAAATTTCTATAAAGAAGGACTGAAAAAGTATACAGACCCATCTAAGCTGAAAACAAACACATATGAAGTTAGCTTTTATATTTTACGGAATATGGTGCCAGCTGGTGTGTTTATAGGTTCTAAGTATGATGAAAATACTTTAAAGGTAGAGCTTGATTTTGTTATCCCAGAATATAGAGATTTTAAAATTGGAAGCTTTGTTTACGAAGAAAGCAAAGATCACTTCTTAGATAAAGGCTATAATAGGTTAATTAGCTATTCGTCAAACGCTGACCATATAGATTACTTAAAGAAAATGGGCTTTGAGGAAAAAGAAGAAAACGGTAAGAAATACTACGAAAAATTAATAACTAAATAA
- a CDS encoding CBO0543 family protein, giving the protein MSKDKGILLICWIVAIGLLFSLIPRQKLRNAVLAFLYKQVITWLFGLFVVEKGLIKYPVREFRKAYKGSFSFEYFLYPTLCAIYNLYYPEHRSKLIKFLYLNLHAGVITLTEFFIERYTNLIKYVKWKWYWSYLTMGISYYSSRLFYRWFFRDELCEKNGETNL; this is encoded by the coding sequence ATGTCGAAAGATAAAGGTATTTTACTTATTTGTTGGATTGTAGCCATAGGACTTCTTTTTAGCCTTATACCGAGGCAAAAGCTCAGAAATGCAGTTTTAGCATTTCTTTATAAACAAGTCATTACCTGGCTATTCGGTTTATTTGTAGTAGAAAAAGGCTTAATTAAATATCCAGTTCGTGAATTTAGAAAAGCATACAAAGGAAGTTTCTCATTTGAATACTTTCTTTATCCTACCCTTTGCGCTATTTATAATTTGTACTATCCAGAACATCGCAGTAAACTGATAAAATTTCTATATTTAAACCTCCACGCAGGGGTCATTACTTTAACCGAATTTTTTATTGAAAGATATACTAATCTCATTAAATATGTTAAATGGAAGTGGTATTGGAGTTATCTTACAATGGGGATTAGTTATTACTCATCAAGGCTGTTCTACCGTTGGTTTTTTCGAGATGAGTTATGTGAAAAAAACGGTGAGACAAACCTGTAA